One genomic region from Halomonas sp. HAL1 encodes:
- the dsbG gene encoding thiol:disulfide interchange protein DsbG — MRHILHSTYYLAAAGLLGLITLPALAQEAGTDANESHQAGIAANTESPLPKTITVLVDQGFTFHGIFEAPDDLQGYALSYDNEPMAAYISSSSDYAVIGTLIDPQGNAVMESQLQALVLEPMLEAAWSAFENTRFISEGNDDASHIVYTLTDPNCPYCNALWKNSRPLIEQGVLQLRHVLVGVLSEDSLRKAAAILEADNPASALETHELEFRNGGIKPVEPSEESQALLRKHAQIMREAGATGTPTSYYRDEAGKVQRINGAVSTDQLREILGVE; from the coding sequence ATGAGGCATATCCTACATTCTACTTATTACCTAGCCGCTGCAGGTCTGTTAGGTCTTATTACGTTGCCTGCGTTGGCGCAGGAAGCAGGAACCGATGCCAATGAGAGTCATCAGGCCGGCATTGCCGCTAATACTGAGTCTCCCTTGCCCAAGACGATTACCGTGTTGGTGGATCAAGGGTTCACATTCCATGGCATCTTCGAAGCGCCTGACGACCTCCAAGGCTATGCCTTGTCTTATGATAATGAGCCTATGGCGGCTTATATTTCTTCCTCTTCCGACTATGCCGTCATTGGTACGTTAATCGACCCCCAGGGCAATGCCGTCATGGAAAGCCAGCTTCAGGCTCTGGTGCTGGAACCCATGCTGGAAGCTGCCTGGAGTGCGTTTGAAAACACTCGTTTTATCTCGGAGGGGAATGATGATGCATCGCATATTGTTTACACACTAACAGACCCCAACTGCCCCTACTGCAACGCACTCTGGAAGAATTCACGCCCGCTAATCGAGCAAGGCGTACTACAGCTTCGTCACGTGCTGGTCGGCGTGCTATCAGAGGACAGTCTTCGCAAAGCTGCCGCAATCCTTGAAGCCGACAATCCGGCTAGCGCTCTCGAAACCCATGAATTGGAATTTCGCAATGGCGGCATAAAACCGGTGGAGCCGTCGGAGGAGAGTCAAGCGCTGCTCAGAAAGCATGCCCAGATCATGCGCGAGGCCGGTGCTACAGGGACGCCGACCAGCTACTACCGTGATGAAGCCGGGAAAGTACAGCGTATCAATGGTGCAGTGTCGACCGACCAGCTTCGCGAAATATTGGGTGTTGAATGA
- a CDS encoding TVP38/TMEM64 family protein gives MATKLSVKQKLFLGLSLLMGLASLYWILMETGALSVLTDKQALREWVDGLGVWGPLAIIFMMITAIVMSPIPSGPIAMVAGAIYGPVWGTAYVVIGAEAGALLAFCIARLLGYEVMQRWSRTRPILNWLGKERSQTGLMLIVFASRLVPFISFDAISYAAGITPLSFWRFLIATLAGVIPTAYLIVKFGEVLITADSRGLTIALVLISGITLLPLLAKRLWARKP, from the coding sequence ATGGCAACCAAGCTTAGTGTAAAGCAAAAGCTCTTTTTGGGGCTCTCTCTACTGATGGGCTTGGCGTCCCTCTATTGGATCCTGATGGAGACCGGCGCCTTGTCGGTCTTGACCGATAAGCAGGCCTTGCGTGAATGGGTTGATGGGTTGGGCGTCTGGGGGCCATTGGCCATCATCTTTATGATGATTACGGCCATTGTCATGAGCCCGATCCCCAGTGGTCCGATTGCCATGGTGGCCGGTGCGATCTACGGCCCAGTTTGGGGAACGGCCTATGTCGTTATCGGTGCCGAAGCCGGCGCTCTGCTCGCTTTCTGCATTGCTCGTTTGCTCGGCTATGAGGTAATGCAACGCTGGTCGCGTACGCGTCCCATCCTTAACTGGCTGGGGAAGGAACGCTCTCAAACCGGCTTGATGCTCATCGTTTTTGCATCCCGATTGGTGCCCTTCATTTCGTTTGATGCCATCAGCTACGCGGCAGGTATTACACCCCTGTCCTTCTGGCGCTTTTTGATCGCCACATTGGCCGGCGTAATCCCCACGGCGTATCTGATCGTCAAGTTCGGCGAAGTGCTAATTACCGCCGACTCCCGTGGTCTCACGATCGCGCTGGTCCTCATCAGTGGCATCACATTGCTGCCGCTGCTGGCGAAACGCCTATGGGCTCGGAAGCCATGA
- a CDS encoding DsbE family thiol:disulfide interchange protein, with product MKSRTLLFLPLLGFFGLSFFFYQGLSMDPSARDSPLLAQPFPAFNLTTLEDPSRVVDESLFKDKVTLVNVWGEWCPTCKHEMPQLLDLAARGVRLVGINYKDTQAKGLEFLDEFGNPFEVNIFDPEGNLGFELGVYGAPESYLVDTEGTIRYKHTGYITSEDVERVIQEVEKWKR from the coding sequence GTGAAATCTCGGACATTGCTATTTTTACCCCTATTGGGCTTTTTTGGTTTGAGCTTTTTCTTTTATCAGGGCTTATCAATGGATCCTAGCGCCAGAGATTCCCCCTTGTTAGCTCAGCCGTTTCCGGCCTTCAACCTGACGACGCTGGAAGACCCCTCAAGGGTCGTTGATGAATCTCTTTTTAAAGATAAGGTGACATTGGTCAATGTTTGGGGAGAGTGGTGCCCCACTTGCAAGCATGAAATGCCGCAGTTATTGGACTTAGCCGCGCGAGGCGTCCGCTTGGTTGGCATCAACTACAAGGATACCCAGGCAAAGGGACTCGAGTTTCTTGACGAGTTTGGGAATCCTTTTGAAGTCAATATTTTTGATCCAGAGGGTAACCTAGGTTTTGAGCTAGGTGTTTATGGCGCACCCGAAAGCTATCTGGTCGATACCGAGGGCACTATTCGTTACAAACATACAGGTTACATAACTTCTGAAGATGTTGAGCGAGTCATCCAGGAAGTCGAGAAGTGGAAACGATAA
- the lgt gene encoding prolipoprotein diacylglyceryl transferase, which produces MLQYPQIDPIAIAIGPLQIHWYGLMYVIGLVAAWWLGRRRAHRLGLSHDDIGDLIFYAAIGIIVGGRLGYALFYGLEQLQANPLWLLKIWEGGMSFHGGLAGVLVAAWLFARKHQLAFIQLTDFIAPLVPIGLGAGRLGNFINHELPGRVSDVPWAMVFPSMMELGPEPRHPSALYEFALEGVVLFAVLWWLSRRPRQRGLISGLFLLLYGAFRFIVEFVRLPDPQLGFIAFGWLTMGQLLTLPMIVAGFALVAWSRGQPMDKPKAALNS; this is translated from the coding sequence ATGCTGCAATACCCTCAAATCGACCCGATCGCCATCGCCATAGGCCCTCTTCAGATTCACTGGTATGGCTTAATGTATGTAATCGGGCTAGTGGCCGCTTGGTGGTTGGGTCGGCGTCGCGCCCACCGACTCGGCCTAAGCCACGATGATATAGGCGACCTGATCTTCTACGCCGCCATCGGCATCATCGTTGGCGGCCGCCTTGGCTATGCACTGTTTTACGGGCTCGAACAACTGCAAGCCAACCCCCTTTGGTTACTAAAAATCTGGGAAGGAGGCATGAGCTTTCATGGCGGCCTTGCCGGTGTGTTAGTGGCTGCCTGGCTGTTTGCTCGCAAACATCAACTGGCTTTTATTCAACTGACCGACTTCATTGCTCCGTTAGTCCCCATCGGCCTGGGAGCGGGTCGCCTTGGGAACTTCATCAATCACGAGTTACCGGGGAGAGTTAGTGATGTACCTTGGGCAATGGTGTTTCCATCCATGATGGAGCTGGGCCCAGAGCCACGGCATCCTTCGGCTCTCTACGAGTTTGCCCTTGAAGGTGTCGTGTTGTTTGCCGTGCTGTGGTGGCTATCGCGCCGACCACGTCAGCGGGGCCTCATCTCTGGGCTGTTCCTGCTTCTGTATGGAGCCTTCCGTTTCATCGTAGAGTTCGTGCGCCTCCCCGACCCTCAGTTGGGATTCATCGCTTTTGGCTGGTTAACCATGGGGCAGCTACTGACACTACCAATGATCGTCGCGGGCTTTGCTCTGGTCGCTTGGTCCAGAGGTCAGCCAATGGATAAGCCAAAGGCGGCGTTAAACTCATGA
- a CDS encoding protein-disulfide reductase DsbD N-terminal domain-containing protein has protein sequence MKQVFAFLTVALFIVTPVAAREEMFEVGDKSSPFNRSPQRDFLPAKEAFRTTAWRDDDRVYIGFTAAENYYLHRHQFAIESLSQDINFGELALPPGEPMSHASLGNINVFYDQVLVSAPIEASDTVTGPLAIMVTFQGCSDQGLCYPPEQVELVSPYGSPPAAFTISPSRDTAGSSKGAP, from the coding sequence ATGAAACAAGTCTTCGCTTTTCTAACGGTGGCACTCTTTATAGTCACCCCGGTAGCGGCACGTGAAGAGATGTTTGAGGTTGGTGACAAAAGTTCCCCCTTTAACCGTTCGCCCCAACGTGACTTTCTACCGGCTAAAGAAGCCTTCCGAACCACCGCCTGGCGAGACGATGATCGAGTTTATATCGGCTTCACCGCCGCCGAAAATTACTACCTTCACCGGCATCAGTTCGCGATTGAGAGTCTCTCTCAAGATATCAATTTCGGTGAGTTGGCTTTGCCTCCTGGCGAGCCAATGTCGCACGCGTCTTTAGGGAACATTAACGTTTTCTACGATCAGGTGTTGGTGAGTGCGCCCATCGAGGCGAGCGACACCGTTACCGGGCCGCTGGCCATCATGGTGACCTTTCAGGGCTGTTCCGACCAAGGACTCTGCTATCCACCCGAACAGGTCGAACTCGTATCACCGTACGGTTCGCCTCCGGCGGCCTTCACCATCAGCCCCTCCCGTGATACGGCGGGTAGCTCCAAAGGTGCCCCTTAA